Within Paramormyrops kingsleyae isolate MSU_618 chromosome 24, PKINGS_0.4, whole genome shotgun sequence, the genomic segment CATTCCCGCCCTGGGATGTGTGCTCCGTTGTTGTCGCGTGATGTTTAGCATAACTGCTTATGCAAATAAGTCTATGTTGGGGAAACTTAGAGCGTCGGGGGCGGtttgtggctcagcgggttgggacgctgtgcctgtgatcggcaCGTCGCCGGTTTAAATCCAAGGGTCGCCAACGTGATTTCACAGTtcggcccctgagcaaggcccttaaccccccccccccccaattcttcCACAGGCTGCCTAACCCTGCTTTATCGTctgtcactttgaataaaagaaTGTGATGAATAAATAAAGCGCAAGGCAGAGAGCACAGCAGATGGTATACCAGTCTCATTTATCATACGATTAGGAGGAAAAAAACTCACAGGAACGCTTGTGACCAGATTTAGACTATTAAACCCTTGGAGTAGTGCTGTCCATTGAGCCTCTGCACCACCTCCAGGTAAATTAAGTTACACACTCATTGCATGGGAGTCATCAGATTTGCATACACAAATGTGAGAGTACTGCAGGGTGGGATTATAGCTACGGATGCTTTGTCTGGCTAAGTTAACTTGACTGGCTGTCCCACAAGTGCCCCCTAGAGGTCTGTCATGCACCTACAGGACGACGATGCTGAGTGTCAACAGTGTGAGACgctcatttgcatttatatttgcACTCCTGATACAATGTGACCTGCAGTGTGTACTGAAGCCTGAGGGTGGGTGAGAACGGTTGACATTTTAAGCGAAACATCAAAAATATCAACaagaaagaaaacacaaagGCTATAAACTTGTGTCAGAGAAGAAAGGATACTGGTAGGCACTTTGTGATTTAAATCCCTGCTTTGAAAAGGCAATGTGTGACCTTTCTGGCGGTTTCTTCGTTGAAAATTTCATCCAAAGAGAGAATTGTACCAGTTTTGTTTTTATCTTAGATGTTTTACTGAGGTGGTTCAGGTTTAGAGCCTGTAATCTTCCGGTCAATACAGCAGCACTGTACCCTGTAACACTTGATTCAAAATGCCGCAGCGCATTTGATATTCAGTCAGCCCGAGCGTTCCCATGATGCATCTCTCCTGGTCTCgcttcactggctccctgtgGGCGCTCGCGTCAAGTTAAGTCCTTGGTGCTGGCTGACAGGTTCATCATTGGCCAGACACCCATCTCCTATATGTCCCGTCTCGCCCCTTTGGGTCACCAATCCAGTGCCATTGGAGCTCCCTGCACAACGCGAGAAGCGTCACTCCAGACGGTTCTTATATGTGGCTCCACATTTATGGAATGAGCTGCCAAACGACATCTGGTCATCGGCttccctctccaccttcaagaaagtcctcaagacccatctgttccataAATTCCTCTACTAACCTGATGCCTTTTTACGTTCCCCAAATGCTCTTATATTGCAATTATGGTCCTTGAATAGTCTCATAAGATTCCTGCTTTGCCGGAAGTTGTTGTGTAGATTCTGCTCCTGGTTACACTCAACAAACtaatctgctaaatatgtaaatacagACTATAGCCTCCAATTCATTTAATGAGCAGAGTCTTTGTGAGGATCTCAGACAGCACAGGAGATGTCTTTCACTTCGTTCCCTTCCTCTCTATCCTCTGCTATACCCTGCTCTATAGCTGTGCATTATTTGTAGTAAACAAGATGGATCCAGTACaaactgaatttttaaaaatacagtctCTATCTATGGAACCTCACATCAGAAATGGGAACTTCGTAAATAGAAatggaaaaactgaaatatcacaATACAAATTGATGCTGTTACTGGTTTTCTTTATAAATTTTATACACGAGGGGCGGTGTAGCACTGCCGGTGGTACCGTCACCTCAGAACTCTGCTAAACATAACTCTGGGGCGCCCTCTAGCGGCTACGAGTTTCGTCCATGTTTTATGCATTTTCTGTAGTATGTTTCTATAACTAGAAAGAATGAAGTACGTACAAGATGAGTGGAGACGTAGCTTGCTTACACGATGTAATTAAGGACTGCCAAGAAGAGACCAAATGCCCTACAAATTGCTGACAACGTACTATGAATAATTTATCTTTGTTCTAGAGATAAATAAAAAGTAACTTCAGAGCTACTCGATCCTCGGTATCCGTTCATTCTCTGTACTGAATGAAAACCTGTTCGTCCAAATAGGTCAAATATATTCACTGAATAAGAATGAAGGGTTTAAGTCAACTGTGACAATTTCAGGTGGGCTTTTTAAACACTGATTAGGTGTAGAGATCCATATACTGTTAATGTTAGTAGTGATTTGGGGCACCAGGTAGCAGGGTAATTAAGAACATTGATTTAGTTGTGAAAAGCTGTCATTTGATTCCAAGCAAGGGCTTGAACAAGGCACTGAATTTCTCCTGCTGCATAAAGTTACTTTGGGTGCAAATGTCAGCTAAAGCTAGTATATGCTGTAGTAAATCTATTGGTGAGATCGCCCGTCCGGGAAATTCCATCAGTGATATACAGCTGAGCGAAAATCCGGCACGACGGTGAATCATGATGAACCAGAAGCAGATCCCATGCTCCTCGGAAACCACTTCCTTCGGGTCACCCGGAAGATACCGCCGTGCGTCTTTTCTTCGGTCTGTCATCTCCACCACCATCATCCTGAGGTTGCAGGTCGTCTTTATACAAAAGTAAGTGACCGTCAAAGTAACCGTGTGCCTGCATGGACCAGGAAGATCACCGCTCGCCTGGTCTCCTACCGCGTAGCGTGTCTTTGCGTTTGAAGCGATTAGCCAGTATTACGAGCGACGGTAGCACCGGTtagctgggtttttttttatatcagttAAGTGCCAGGTCTTTTATTTGTAACCTTGTGCATTTTAGAGATTTTAAAATGTTGACTTTTACACCACCCGATGCGTCACACTTACAGCTACGTACTTCTCTAATGCACGGAAGAAAAGGAACTACTGTTACTTCCAAACAGTAAAATGGCTTGTTCAGCGAAATTTGCACATAAATAGGGTTTGCATGGAAATTGCATCGCCGTTTTCATTGCggtacaaaatacatttttttctcttgtattttttgttttgtttccgtTTCATTTTCCGAAAATGGGAAGTTGACGTGTCCTTCCCGAAAAGCAGGTACCTACCTCAGTACTGGATCATCGGTATTTTCGGCTTCCCTTGTCTCCAGATAATGTATTAAATTAATGATTTTGGGGTAGTTAAACCCCAGTGGTTAATTCTTTCATCCTGCGTATACGTCGCTAATATTAGATTCTCTGTGactaatgacttttttttttcattttgagacCCATAAATGAGTTCGGTTCTGCTCTAGTTACCTTAGAAAACCTTCATATTAAGGTCACTTGCTTTTTTTATTCTCCGTTTCAGGAATGAGGCTGTACTTGCTGTTAGCGGTCGTCACCCTGCTTTCTTTTGCCCCGGGGGCAGTTCAAGGTGCCGACAAGAAAAAATTGCAGATTGGGATTAAGAAGCGAGTGGACAACTGCCCTATAAAATCCCGGAAGGGAGACGTACTGAACATGCACTACACTGTGAGTAAAGTCTGGGAACGAGGCTCGGAGCTAGTGTTATGTGGGTATCAGGCTCTggctgtgggtgtgtgtttgagcTCTGCTTGGTCCGTTTGGTGTATGATCCAGATGGATTTGTGTGGAATTTCATAGGGAAAGCTTGAGGATGGGACAGAATTTGACAGCAGCTTACCCAGAAATCAACCATTCACTTTCACTCTGGGGACTGGACAGGTCATCAAAGGATGGGACCAAGGCCTTTTGGGGTGAGTAAACCCCCCATTATGATGTCTCCATTCAGCTTTAAGGGCCAGTATTGAATGTGCTGTGATACGTATCACTGAGGAATTCTGTCGTTCGCCTTGCTTTTCTGTAGAATGTGCGAAGGAGAGAAACGGAAGCTGGTCATTCCTTCAGAGCTGGGTGAGCCGCTTGTTATACCTCTTTACTAGGGTTGCAAAGTGG encodes:
- the fkbp2 gene encoding peptidyl-prolyl cis-trans isomerase FKBP2 — its product is MRLYLLLAVVTLLSFAPGAVQGADKKKLQIGIKKRVDNCPIKSRKGDVLNMHYTGKLEDGTEFDSSLPRNQPFTFTLGTGQVIKGWDQGLLGMCEGEKRKLVIPSELGYGDRGAPPKIPGGATLIFEVELLSIERRSDL